CgaattgagtgcctgcatccaaagaaaaatcgtgagttctgtaaggggaaaggttagttcgtcttccccgggctcttaACGTTGTGTGTTATTGGGGTAGCATCGCTAAACAACAGTAAGTCgcataatagttatgcatgctcTAGTAAACATATAAttaaaaatagttttctttagttGAGCCAaagactgcgacgtggttcaagacattgcaacctctttttcttcggaattttgagggtactcctcaaaattttgccctagtttgctgagcggacatttctgacggctgtgctgaatgactaaaacACATCTTTTGAATtatgagggtcctcctcaaaattctgccccagtttactaggttggcgcttctggcgatgcatgaatTAAAAttaactttggaattttgaggtcctcctcaaaattctgccccagttccaatagcggggaaaaatggaacttttattaaattatgaccgaactcatagggctacctacgtatcccctcttaaacaggaatcaggtagggcgtagttcaaattacatcatagagggaatcataagtggttacacataatatcgtttcactacatctgaattgattggctttggctagacttctttatccatctctgcaagaataagggctcctccagttagaactcggtgaaccatgtacggaccctgccaattgggagagaacttccccttggcttcatcttgatgtgggaatagtttcttcaacaccagtagccccggtgtaaacttccttggcttaacccttttgttgaaggctctggacattctgttctgatacaactgaacGTGGCAAAACGCatttttcccatctataagggctaactgctcatagcgaccttttacccattctgcatcatccaattctacttcttatatgatccttaaggatggaatttctacctcatcggtgatgacagcctctgtaccataaaccagcatgtagggagttgcttcggtcgatgtgcggactgtagtgcggtatcccaataaggcgaatgataacttctcatgccattgtttgtgcctttcgaccatcttccttagtatcttcttgatattcttgttggctgcttccacagctccattcatctgaggcctctaggctgtagagttcttgtgtttgatcttgaaagtttcacacattgcttttatcaagttgttgttgatataggaaccattatcggtgatgatttaTTTCGGaactccgaaccgacaaacaatgcggccGCAGACGAAACCCgtcacaaccttcttagtgaccgccttgtatgatactgcttcgacccatttggaaaaataatcaattgtcactaagatgaacctgtgcccatttgatgcggcaggctcgataggttcgataacatccattccccaagcggcgaatggccatggtaagcttgttgcagtaagctcgtttggaagtgcctttatcatatctgcatgtatctgatagtGATGACATTTGcaaacatactggatacagtttgtttccatagtcatccaaaaataccctgctcggagtatcttatTTGCTAAGACAAAATAGTTTATGTGCAGCCCGCAGGTCCCTacatgcacttcgtccaatagcctggatgcttcttttgcttcgacacaccttagtaaacccaaatcgggagttcttctgtacagaattcctccgttgtgaaagaagttgatggataacctacgaagtgtgtgcttctgagtagcgttggcaagttctggatattcccctgttgtcaagtactccatgatgtcatggaaccatggttttccatccgcttcttcctcaacgtgggcacaataagTTGGCTagtcatgaatctttactgggatgggatcaatgaaatttgtatctggatgctggatcatggacgataaagtagctaacgcatcagcaaactcattctagactctagggacgtgctgaaattctgtctctgtggaccttttcctcaactcctgtatatgatgcaagtagggaagtatcttagagttctgaGTTGTccactctcctcgaacctgatgtatgagcaagtttgaatccccgatcactagcaactcctgaacgttcatgtcaatgggcATTTTGAGCCCCAATAtgtaggcttcatattcggccatattattggtgcaaggaaacctaagcttggcggataccgggtagtgcttgCTATTTTCTGATACTAGgattgctcctatgccaactcctttgaaatttgcagctccgttgAAAagcaacctccaaccatcataggattctgccatatcttctcctatgaaagatacctcttcatcgggaaaatatgtttttaggggcTTGTATCTCCGTCCAcaggattctcggcgagatggtctgccaaggcttgccctttgatttctttctgggtcacgtaaacaatgtcgaattcacttagcatgatctgccacttggcgagcttgctagtgggcatgggcttctggaagatatacttcagaggg
This genomic stretch from Nicotiana sylvestris chromosome 9, ASM39365v2, whole genome shotgun sequence harbors:
- the LOC138877307 gene encoding uncharacterized protein translates to MAESYDGWRLLFNGAANFKGVGIGAILVSENSKHYPVSAKLRFPCTNNMAEYEAYILGLKMPIDMNVQELLVIGDSNLLIHQVRGEWTTQNSKILPYLHHIQELRKRLVVSLFGILETHPYNTSSKDKLIMANQELDASVIDPLREGEESNVNLKEEVH